From Pogoniulus pusillus isolate bPogPus1 chromosome 5, bPogPus1.pri, whole genome shotgun sequence, the proteins below share one genomic window:
- the LOC135175375 gene encoding solute carrier family 2, facilitated glucose transporter member 3 isoform X2, whose translation MDAKKKITAPLIYAVSIAAIGSLQFGYNTGVINAPEKIIQRFFNSTLSERSGEVVSPELLTSLWSLSVAIFSVGGMIGSFSVSLFVNRFGRRNSMLLVNILALAGGTLMAFSKMAKAVEMLIIGRFIIGLFCGLSTGFVPMYISEVSPTSLRGAFGTLNQLGIVVGILVAQIFGLEAIMGTETLWPLLLGFTVLPAILQCVALLFCPESPRFLLINKMEEEKAQAVLQKLRGTQDVSQDIVEMKEESAKMSQEKKATVPELFRSPNYRQAIVIAIMLQLSQQLSGINAVFYYSTGIFERAGITQPVYATIGAGVVNTVFTVVSLFLVERAGRRTLHLVGLGGMAVCAVLMTIALALKDIVEWIRYISIVATFGFVALFEIGPGPIPWFIVAELFSQGPRPAAMAVAGCSNWTSNFLVGMLFPYAEKLCGSYVFLIFLVFLVIFFIFTFFKVPETKGRTFEDISRGFEGRAEASPTSTVEKNPMVELNSIQPDKEVA comes from the exons ATGGATGCCAAAAAG AAAATCACAGCACCTCTTATCTATGCAGTTTCCATTGCTGCCATTGGATCTCTGCAGTTTGGTTACAACACTGGTGTCATCAATGCTCCTGAGAAG ATCATCCAGCGGTTCTTCAACAGTACCCTGTCAGAACGAAGTGGGGAGGTTGTCTCCCCAGAGCTCCTTAcctctttgtggtccctttctGTGGCTATCTTCTCAGTGGGAGGTATGATTGGTTCCTTCTCAGTCAGCCTGTTCGTCAACAGATTTGGCAG GAGGAACTCTATGCTACTGGTGAACATCTTGGCCCTTGCTGGTGGTACTCTGATGGCTTTCTCTAAGATGGCAAAGGCAGTGGAGATGCTGATCATTGGCCGCTTCATTATTGGCCTCTTCTGTGGTCTTAGCACTGGCTTTGTGCCTATGTATATCAGTGAGGTCTCGCCCACCAGCCTCCGTGGAGCCTTTGGCACCCTCAACCAGCTGGGTATTGTTGTGGGCATCCTGGTGGCCCAG ATCTTTGGCTTGGAGGCAATAATGGGAACTGAGACACTTTGGCCACTCCTTTTGGGGTTCACAGTCCTCCCAGCAATCCTGCAGTGCGTGGCTCTTCTTTTCTGCCCTGAGAGTCCTCGTTTCCTATTAATCAACAAGatggaggaagagaaagcacaAGCAG TTCTTCAGAAGCTCCGTGGTACACAGGATGTGTCTCAAGACATTGTGGAGATGAAAGAAGAGAGTGCTAAAATGTcccaggaaaagaaagcaacagTGCCAGAACTCTTCCGTTCTCCAAACTACCGACAAGCCATTGTCATTGCAATCATGCTGCAGCTCTCACAACAGCTCTCAGGCATCAATGCT GTGTTCTATTACTCTACAGGGATTTTTGAAAGAGCTGGCATTACACAGCCTGTGTATGCCACTATTGGAGCTGGTGTGGTGAACACTGTGTTCACAGTTGTGTCG CTGTTCCTGGTGGAGCGTGCTGGGCGCAGGACCCTCCATTTAGTTGGCTTGGGTGGCATGGCTGTGTGCGCTGTTCTGATGACCATTGCTTTAGCTCTGAAG GACATTGTGGAGTGGATCAGATACATCAGTATTGTTGCCACTTTTGGCTTTGTGGCTCTTTTTGAGATTGGCCCTGGCCCTATTCCATGGTTCATCGTGGCAGAACTCTTCAGCCAGGGCCCACGGCCTGCAGCCATGGCAGTGGCTGGTTGTTCCAACTGGACCTCTAATTTCCTGGTGGGAATGCTCTTTCCCTATGCAGAG AAACTATGTGGCTCCTATGTCTTCCTCATATTCCTTGTTTTTCTGGTCATCTTCTTTATTTTCACATTCTTCAAAGTACCAGAGACCAAGGGCAGGACTTTTGAAGACATCTCCAGGGGCTTTGAAGGACGAGCAGAGGCCAGCCCCACATCGACTGTTGAGAAGAACCCCATGGTAGAGCTGAACAGCATACAGCCTGATAAAGAAGTTGCCTAA
- the LOC135175375 gene encoding solute carrier family 2, facilitated glucose transporter member 3 isoform X1 produces MCSEAISPSHCYLYTVFSVKALSASSYSLACLVAAYSIFRVSLLLTSRKADQEDLRSNLPSAKNLTLDCNALSTWFLLQIIQRFFNSTLSERSGEVVSPELLTSLWSLSVAIFSVGGMIGSFSVSLFVNRFGRRNSMLLVNILALAGGTLMAFSKMAKAVEMLIIGRFIIGLFCGLSTGFVPMYISEVSPTSLRGAFGTLNQLGIVVGILVAQIFGLEAIMGTETLWPLLLGFTVLPAILQCVALLFCPESPRFLLINKMEEEKAQAVLQKLRGTQDVSQDIVEMKEESAKMSQEKKATVPELFRSPNYRQAIVIAIMLQLSQQLSGINAVFYYSTGIFERAGITQPVYATIGAGVVNTVFTVVSLFLVERAGRRTLHLVGLGGMAVCAVLMTIALALKDIVEWIRYISIVATFGFVALFEIGPGPIPWFIVAELFSQGPRPAAMAVAGCSNWTSNFLVGMLFPYAEKLCGSYVFLIFLVFLVIFFIFTFFKVPETKGRTFEDISRGFEGRAEASPTSTVEKNPMVELNSIQPDKEVA; encoded by the exons ATGTGCAGTGAAGCAATCTCTCCATCACACTGCTACCTGTATACTGTATTTTCagtgaaagctctttctgcatcCTCATATTCCCTTGCGTGTCTTGTGGCTGCCTACAGCATTTTCAGAGTATCTTTGTTGCTTACTTCCAGGAAAGCAGATCAAGAAGACCTCAGAAGTAATCTGCCCAGTGCAAAAAACCTCACACTGGATTGTAATGCCCTCTCCACCTGGTTTCTCTTGCAGATCATCCAGCGGTTCTTCAACAGTACCCTGTCAGAACGAAGTGGGGAGGTTGTCTCCCCAGAGCTCCTTAcctctttgtggtccctttctGTGGCTATCTTCTCAGTGGGAGGTATGATTGGTTCCTTCTCAGTCAGCCTGTTCGTCAACAGATTTGGCAG GAGGAACTCTATGCTACTGGTGAACATCTTGGCCCTTGCTGGTGGTACTCTGATGGCTTTCTCTAAGATGGCAAAGGCAGTGGAGATGCTGATCATTGGCCGCTTCATTATTGGCCTCTTCTGTGGTCTTAGCACTGGCTTTGTGCCTATGTATATCAGTGAGGTCTCGCCCACCAGCCTCCGTGGAGCCTTTGGCACCCTCAACCAGCTGGGTATTGTTGTGGGCATCCTGGTGGCCCAG ATCTTTGGCTTGGAGGCAATAATGGGAACTGAGACACTTTGGCCACTCCTTTTGGGGTTCACAGTCCTCCCAGCAATCCTGCAGTGCGTGGCTCTTCTTTTCTGCCCTGAGAGTCCTCGTTTCCTATTAATCAACAAGatggaggaagagaaagcacaAGCAG TTCTTCAGAAGCTCCGTGGTACACAGGATGTGTCTCAAGACATTGTGGAGATGAAAGAAGAGAGTGCTAAAATGTcccaggaaaagaaagcaacagTGCCAGAACTCTTCCGTTCTCCAAACTACCGACAAGCCATTGTCATTGCAATCATGCTGCAGCTCTCACAACAGCTCTCAGGCATCAATGCT GTGTTCTATTACTCTACAGGGATTTTTGAAAGAGCTGGCATTACACAGCCTGTGTATGCCACTATTGGAGCTGGTGTGGTGAACACTGTGTTCACAGTTGTGTCG CTGTTCCTGGTGGAGCGTGCTGGGCGCAGGACCCTCCATTTAGTTGGCTTGGGTGGCATGGCTGTGTGCGCTGTTCTGATGACCATTGCTTTAGCTCTGAAG GACATTGTGGAGTGGATCAGATACATCAGTATTGTTGCCACTTTTGGCTTTGTGGCTCTTTTTGAGATTGGCCCTGGCCCTATTCCATGGTTCATCGTGGCAGAACTCTTCAGCCAGGGCCCACGGCCTGCAGCCATGGCAGTGGCTGGTTGTTCCAACTGGACCTCTAATTTCCTGGTGGGAATGCTCTTTCCCTATGCAGAG AAACTATGTGGCTCCTATGTCTTCCTCATATTCCTTGTTTTTCTGGTCATCTTCTTTATTTTCACATTCTTCAAAGTACCAGAGACCAAGGGCAGGACTTTTGAAGACATCTCCAGGGGCTTTGAAGGACGAGCAGAGGCCAGCCCCACATCGACTGTTGAGAAGAACCCCATGGTAGAGCTGAACAGCATACAGCCTGATAAAGAAGTTGCCTAA